The genomic stretch tcataaaaatggaaaaaatctAAAGTGCAGAAATCCCATCCTGTTGTTCTTTGCTTGGATTCAACAAAATACCTCCAAATATTATAAAGGGGGTAAATTACTTTATTCTAATAATGACATCTCATTATTATGAAAATCCTCAATTCTagactcaaataattaaatatgaagtTCGGAAAGATGAAGTCGGGAAAGAGGCGATCGAATATAATTCTCGTattataaaattacaagtttgattcttactaaaacatcttcgaTTAAATTGTAGCATAAACGTTTTCTAATGTAATTTAGACAATTTTTACTTAGTGTACACTACTCAAGTGCTAATATGTTCTCATGGTTACtaaaaaaagttataactaTGAAAAGTTATAAAGTGTCAATTGACACTAGTATCAACAATAAATATCGATGGAAATAATAGTGTATAACGTATAAAGACCGACTTGAACCGAAAGTATTTGACTCGACCCAATCACATCAACTGGCCTGGCCACAGTTTTGTTGCAACTAGGAATTCGCTCATACTTCACGTGTTGCGAGCGACCTAAAGACACCTTACTAATGTCACGAGTCCCATCACATGTCTTGTCAATGACAAAAtgaatattcatgcacctgacTGATCTGAACAACCAACTCATGAGATATACATATAAGATATGTCGAGGGTCCAACACGTGTCCTCTCAGCCTCTATAACATATTAACACCCCAATGCATAGCACTACAACAGTGGTGAAAAGCAAAACACTTACGAGTATTATATGTATTTCCTCACCACCGTACTTCATTACAAGGGAATTTACACTATCATATACAATTACATGTATTATGAACATACAAAAATAAGgtgatataaaaattttaaatttatttaacatattataatatgaggaatttaataataaaaattatgtaatgCGATAGGTGTGTAAGTATAGCACAATTTTCATACTTAAACATTACGAATTTAATTTTTGCTAATTCTTTATTGATCATGTCCGTCGTATTATGTCTTCATAATACATTGTGGTTTATTATGATAAGCAAATTATTACTCACgtgtaataatttacaaatcatcattaggggtgagcaaaaaaaaACCGGGCCGACCGTAAATCAAACTGTCCGAATATTTCgattttcggttcggtttcgattattaaggcaaaaaaaaaaaaaaatcggttaTTTCGGGTTTTCGATCGGTTATCGGTTTTTCAAGAGAAACCCGAAAACCGAAGGTtaatctaaagaaaaaaaaaaatatgtaagtTATAACTTCATCTCATTTACATTTTGCAAGTCTATATTCTATTACATTGATTTTAATCACTTATTATATTGCACGACATTTGTTAaccatataatgtataaatatgtTTCATAAAAAACATCTTaggacactttttttttttttgaaaattcttagGACACTTTTTATTGTTAGTTctaaattataattgaaaacttaaaaaatctaaaagcaataTAAGttattatttcttaattactaTGACTCACTGTTTCACATATCAATATATTGTTTGGAGTATATAAAATTGAAACcagtacataatttttatttatgcatctaaaatatatttacaaataaatatatctcACATTTTACACATTTTATATTTACTACACTAAACTACTATTATACTTGagaacattaattttaattgattataaatattaaaatattattttttccttaaataatttattctttacgcattagtcaaataaataaaataaatatagctattttactaaaaaaaactcGGTTAAATTTAACCGACCGAAAATCGTCGGTTTCGGTTATGAAGGTTGGTCGGTCGATTTTCGGTCGATTATGAAGGTTCGGTCAAATTTTCGATTATTTTGGTTATTAACAGAAAATCGATCGATGCTCACCCCTAATCATTACACAATAAATGTGAATTGTACTAAGAAGACTTCTATGCTGTATTGATTTAGTTAGTCATTTATTTccctaataaataaaaaataaagaagaaattatGAAGAggattaataatacaaaaatgcCCGGGGAAAGAAAAGAGGCAAAGTGTTAGACCAGAAGAACGACGTGAACCAGGGGGCCGCTTTACTAGCCACGACTGCTGCGAATTCTATcgtacttcttcttcttcttctactctgCATACAACTCATACCCGTCTTTCTGCtttggaaattggaatcgaTCGTCTTTGTCTCCCAAAACACTTCAATTTCCGGTGCGAAAAATGGCAGATGCGTACTGGAGATTCGGCGACGTTCGGCAACAACCGCCGCCGGCAGCAGCTATTCCGTCGCTCCTTGCTAAACGCCCTCGCTCCGAATACGGTGTCTAacttcttttcatatatatctATTGAATTCTCTATCTAATTGTGCTTTTGCGAAGACCCTAGGTTTTGTATTTGTCCCAAGATCAGAATTTGTTGTAATTCGGACAGACAGCTAGGGTTTTTggagaatttttaatttttacttatttttatggGGTATTTTTCCCGTAATTTATAGGAACTTGTAGAATATATGGAGTGgaaattatgatttatgatgCTTTATTTAGTTAGTTTTTTATTTGTTGGGTATAGAATTGATATAAATATGGTTCTGTAACGTGAAATTGTAGACAAAATTTAGTTCAATTGTAATCTCTCTTGAGCAGCTATAGAGCTCTAGTAGTTGAACCTTTGTTACCTGTGGCTTTCAAAGAGAGGAGTATAAAAGATTGCATCTTTTTTTCTATGTCATGGCTTATATGTTATGTTTACTTTGTTCTGTTTGAATCAGAATTGAGCATACAGTTGGACTCTataatctttattttcttatgctGTGTAGATCCTGCAAACAGCCATGACTTGGCTGGCTATTATGCTCGTGATGATGGAAGGGGGGGAGTGCATCGTGTCATCAGAGATACTGATCCTATTGGAGCATCATATGATCGTTATCTGCAAAGCGCGGTAAACAACTCGTTCTACTTTGTTGTGTGCTGCATATTTCTGATGATCACGTGTGTCTGAAATTCCTAACATAATGTGCCAGAAAATTTCCGCTTATGGTGGGGGTGAATCTGCAAGACCTTTGACTGGTGGAATGGCTGGACATCCTACTGAAGATCCACGTGTTTTGGGCATTGGGGGATCAGACCCTGTAGGTGCAAAAGGCAGGGCAATGGGAGGAGTAGGAGGTGGGAGAACTGAAGTTCCTCTCCCTCCTGATGCTTCAAGCACACTCTATGTGGAGGGCTTACCTGCTAATTGCACTCGACGGGAAGTGTCCCGTATCCTTTTACAATCCACCTCATAGTGTTATGTTTCAACTTCTTTGTTCCGGACGTCTTCCTTAACTTATTTTTGCAGACATATTTCGGCCTTTTGTGGGCTATAAAGAAGTGCGACTGGTAACAAAAGAATCAAGACGTGTAAGGATTCAtcaaattgtttgttttttaattgcCAACACAGTATGTGGTTTTCTTGAATTCATTTCTCAATCAACATGTGCAGCCTGATGGTGATCCATTGGTTTTTTGTTTCGTTGACTTTGCAAGCCCAGCCCATGCTGCCACTGCAATGGATGCCTTACAAGGTGAAGTTACCATTCTCATGCTTCTTATCATGTAATGCCATATTAAAGCTCATAACTATAGTTTTGAaagcaacaaaaagaaaaaaacaagaacTAATATAATGAGAAGCATCTCTTGCATGGATCATTCTAAAACTGCATGCAGCACTAGAGTCCTAACATAGTATGTAATATTTAGATGTGAATGGGATACTTATCTTGTGACTTTCTTGAAGCCTCTGCAGCCAAGATTATATTTTGCTGTCCCTTTTCTTGTCCTTACCAGATTAGAAATTTGGAAAATCAGAAATTAATTCAACTGCCCTGTTTAAACTGTGCATGTTATTCTGTTCTCATTGTTTCATTCACTGCCTGTAATATAATGTAAGCTTGTGCTAACTTCCTATGACTATTCCATTGATAATCAAAATTTATCAGCCTGCTAGAGCATAGAACACTCAACgggtaatttaatttgttgtcctGTTATTTTCACCTTTCTCTTCACAAAATATTCTAAATTTCCTTAGGATTTGTATGCTGTAAACACGTTCAGGCTATATGTTGAGGAGTTTTAAGACTCAATGGAAGATTTCTGTACAGATCTAGGTGGAAACTGACTGAatgctttatttcctctttAGCTACGATATGCTGTTAATAGGATAAATAAAGGTGGGGGGTTAGAGTACATCTCGTGAACACTTAGTGGACCTTAATACCTTTATGTGCACtctggataaaaaaaaattattttcactatacAATTAGAGCCTCTCACAAAGCAGTTCTTAACTTTGCACCCATGGGCCATGGTTCATAACTACATTTGAATTTTTAACCCCTGCTTTCGAAGTCTAAAATCTAAATCATGGACCTCTTTTATAAATTGCAAGTAAAAATACATTCTAAAATTAGTGACCTATTCTGTAGTGGGAAAAAAAATACTTGAGAACATTCAAGAGGAATTCTTTTCTGAAACGGAAAATAAAAACTCAACTTTATAGTTTTTCACTTTAAAAAAGGAGGTTGGAAAATATTGAAGAGATGCTCTAAAAATTTCCTTCAATGATTAAGCAGTGCTTTCCCaatattttcaatatggacGAAAAGTACATGTGAATCACCTCCCTACCACAAGTGCCGCACTGCTGCTCACTTCTGCTTACCACTATCACTTCCACCCACGTTTGCCGCTGCGCCAACCATCACTGCTGCTCACTTCTGCTTACCACTATCACTTCCACCCACGTTTGCCGCTGCGCCAACCATCACCATTTTCATGGCCCCTCTTCCACCCACCACTCTGTATCGCTATCATCCCCACACACGTCTATATGCTTACATCACTGCTGTGCTAACCACCAACACTATTGCAGTTGCCAGCTGCTACCACCATTCATCATCACCACCCACCCCTACCCACTACCAAACCACCTAATCACGTATCACTCATCATCTCTGTCCACCATTAGCAAAACTCACCACCACACTCCGACATTGCCACTTTCTATTCGTGTTGCTATTTTTTATACTAGTAAAATGGTAAAATTTGGacagttttcattttttttttaagttgaaaAGTAATTATGATCTAAGATTCTAAGACCatgttttataattttctatttagtcaactggaaatggaaatcattttccaggaCAAAATTGGCCCTGGGTGATTCAACCCAAGCATTAGAGCCGTTTGGGCCTCCATATTTTGTCCTGGAAAGTATCCTTTTCTTAATATGCCAAAAAGAATGCCAATGAATGCATTCTTGAATCTTGAGACACTATCTGCTGATTGGTAGATATATTTCATCTTACATGATCCAAATTGCACGTGTCTCAAGATAAAGCCGCGCAACAACTCCACATAAGTGTGAGCAGAAATTCTTCTCCCTGCATGTGACATTGAGTCTGCCTAAGCTTGGTGAACTTTCTGTTGCACAAGTGACAGTAGGATGCTTGGCAGCGCAAGTTTACGTTTTGTACCTCTTCGGATTCAGATTAAGCCGTAACTGACTAACTGAACATATCAATGCTATACCGGTTCCAACGACTAGACAATAAAACGACACTTGTTCCGCAGCGTAAAATGGTAAAAACTCTATCTTGCAGGTTATGTTTTCGATGAGCTCGAACGTGATTCGGTTACTCTAAGGCTGCAATTTGCTCGCCATCCTGGTGCACGGTCAGGTGGCGGGCATCGCGGGAGACGTTGAACTCTGCACGTGCAGGTGATATATGCTAGACTCTCGGACACTAACGCTTTATTCTTATGGGCATTGCGTTCTGGAAACTAAACTGTGGACGGACGCTTCTATGTAGGACCCACTCGAATTGTGATATTACGATAGTGAGAGACGTTACGCCAGTGTTGCAGTTTCTTTCGCGATATCTATGCTAGACTGCTACTCTGAACGGTGCTTTCATTAGGACAGACCAGCTCGAATTCGGTGGGAATCTGTTATTCAAGGAACAAATATTcgtgtttaaaaatgttttagcCTCCTTTGCAACCTTGTTTTCTGTCCACGACGTCTCTACTGGACAACACTACTGTTATATGTCATTCCTAGATGGACATAGTAAGGAAAACATTCGATTATGTTTCGAGTTTAGATTATGATCGTATTTGgatgtattttattaaaatcgcGTGATAACAAGTCATTAGCTATACCTTGTCCAATGATTCACATGAATGATGTGAAATCATTTGCTACTCCAGTGCTCTCACTCTCTACTTCAGTTTAATGTGAAAAATGCTTGGTGTTCTGTCTTCTCTAATTGCTTACTTCAGTTTCGTACACCCTATGTTGTTCTTGTTCTATCTTCTCTAATTGCTTCAGTTTCATACACCCTATGTTGTTCTTGGGAGTAACTTTATATTCTGTTGGGTAAGAGTAACATTTCGGTCCGTGTAGTCCTGATACGAAATCCCAGCTGGCAATCTTGCCCTTATAACTCCAGGCATCAGCTCTCCTGCACTCTAACTGGGACGTAGTTGGTGGTTTTTATTTGATCGGTGAGATTATGAGATTCCTCGGCTACATGGCTACATAATTCCTCGCTTGTTGGGTGACATAGGAATAAGATACATGTGGGATTTGGACTCGTTATGTCTATGTAAGCAGAATCCTACTTGACCATTTTGCCTAGTGCTGCAAGGATAGGTGTTTTGGCTCATGGCTCATCAATAATTGACATTACCATATGGCcattgtttatgttttattcTCTCCATTCATTTCTTCAACTTTACAGCATTCCCTGTGTATCAGTCCAATGTTCTTGCCATGCTATTTTATTTGCATATTCCCAGTTCATTGTGTTTTTCgggttctttttctttcttatatGTTGCACAGGGTAGGAAGCATAGCAATCCAGCAGCTATTATCTGTGCACTACCCTGCAAATTTTGTCAAGAGCTGTTGGTAGTGGAGAGATTGATATTACAAATTGATAGTTTACACTGACCCTATGAAAAACTCTTTTGCTTCTAATACTTGGGCATTTCTCTTATGCCTTGCAGTGTGAATTTGTACATCAAAATTATAGTGTTACATGTCAAATTACCTTTGAAGTTCTTGTATTGTAGGATTTTGTTCTATTTAAATTTTggtcaatttaattttattagtgTCTGGAATTGATATATTTTGGCTGTTGTTATCAACTCTTTAGACAGGTCCATTAGTGATGTGGCACCAATATGTCAAACTCTGGTGAAGTGATATTTCCATGCCAACATTTATTATGAATATATCATTGAATagttttacttgtttttttttgaaacaaggTAGTGTATGTTatattatactttctcaatctttttcagCCTAAGAATTCTTACCGGGGTTCGATCTGTGACCACTCATTTGGAATGATAATAGAAGTGTCATCACATTACATGGTAGTTGACTTTAATACTTTTTActcaaatatttaatattgaaattataaaattatttacgTGGTAGACATGTTAGTAAATTGAACAAATTTCAATAATATTGGCATTACAACGCTTTTACTCTTTTTTGGGGGTGACGAGAACTTGTAATTATTATCTgtgtattaaataaattatattgtgtaattttagccggcaaaggatcacCATAAGATAAATCATCCTAAGTTGTTCATTACTAAtcaattcaaattaagaaagccGTTTGACTTACTTGGTtgtgtttatttcatttttacaatttatGTATGAGTacatatgttttttatttttatagaaaAACCTAGAATTTTTTGAGATAATTAATGCACCATAGGCAATTTTCACTAAAACTcgtcataattattaaatatttggaTGCCGGGACTGCTTTCATGACTTTGCTTTAAATCATAGTATAATTCTGCATCtcttgatcttttttttttgaaagaaaaagattATATTAAAAGCTCCGCAATGGACGCAGGGGAACAACATCTCAAAACATAATCCTGTAAAGAGGAAAGACAGGCTCGTGCTAAGACATGAGCTAAAACATTATTCGATCTAGGAATGTAAAAGACTGAACAATAAGCAAAAGAATGCATAATTCTGAGGCATTCCCGCGTGGGAATACCAATGTACGAACGCAACTCAGAATTAGACCGAAGATTTCCACAAAGCAAAGAACAATCCGTAAACATAGTAACCGCCACTTCGTTCCTGTTCTTCAACCAAGACAGAGCCTCCTTACATGCAAGAGTTTCTGCCATTAAAGCCGAGTCACAAAACGAAAGCGGAGTACTCATAGCTGCAGCAAAATCACCATTCAGACCCAACAAAACCGCACTTGCCGTAGCTCTGCCTGAATCACGATCATATGCAGCATCAATATAACACCGGCTGTAAGATTGAGCATATGGACCTGGAGCATACATGAGGCTATGAGAGCTGGACGTGGTTTGAGAATGACGCCAATTCTGGAGAGTTTTATCTGCCAATGCCACCATCGAAGTTGGTATAggcactttggactcccacactGCCGAATTACGTGCGGTCCATGTAGCATAGAGAACAACTGTACACCTTGTAACCGCATCATCATCCAACGTGGCAAGAACCTTCTGGAACCATGCAGGGAAAGATAGTCCAACTCCACTGGGGATGGCAAGCTGAGCAATATGCCATGTAACAACTGCAAAACCACAACAAATAAACACATGTGACACATCTTCTACCTGAGTTACACAGAGGGGCACAAGGGATCAATATCCGAACGTCGCTGAATTAAATTAGAAGTAGTAGGAAGAGTATTAGTAATTCTGCATCTCTTGATCTAATTTATGctattactattatttcttTTGACGAAGTAATAAGGACGAATGCATTAATGAAGATCAACGAAATTCTAAATACCAGGAAAAgagatatatttaaaaattgcatTATTTAATATGTATCCAAATGAGAGGCCACATGTTAAAACCTTGGTAGGGACATTGACTATCGTAACCgagtcaataatattaaaaaatacaaaataataatagatgGACATTGATAATTTTGGGCCTCAAGTAataggattttcaaaaaaagaaaaagtaatagacactcttttttttttttgtacggAGTATTCATTTAGGCCGAATGATATTAACTTTAACTCGGGGGATCACTCTCTCGAGTCTCGATTCAGACCGGTTCATCTTACGCATCTCGAACCGAGTGATCTTCTTCATCTCTCTGCCTAAACAGTAGATGTTCGACAAAAATTTTCGTGCGTCTTCTTCCACACCCCATGGCCTGAGATCTCGAAGAAAACAACACCACAATTTAACAGAGGTTTAAGTTTATGGTGGTTGCATGTATATAAAACTCAAAAATGGAGGGAACACAAAAGAGAGAAGTCCTCTTCGAGACTCGTCGTCACACTTCCAGGCCTTACACTTCCAATTATCCTCCTACAATCACACATCAGCAGCAACAGGTCCGCCTTCCATCCCTGACCTTCACGAATTGGCTCTTAATCCTCGATTTTATTCATCGTTTTTTGATTGAGTTTACTTTGTTTGTTGCTAATTTAGCTGAACGGAGGTGCTGGAGGAAGTTTCCTCTCGAGATTGCTCCCTTCGCGAGGTAACGTCAGTTTTTTATGCTGAATTTGATTCGTATTGTGTTTGATACTTGGTGGTTTTGAAGTGAGCTCTTGTGCATTGGAATACAATTCAATAATCTCCAAATGTGTGATGAGTATATTTGACTGAGGGAAGCAAATCACATTATTAGGTTTATGAGAGTATGATCTTCATTCTCTGGACGTTTCAGCAGCTTAAGTGAATTCCTGTGATAGATTATTTATGTTGCTTATATAAGAGCGTGACATGCTTTTATAGATTCCTTATTAAAGAGAATGTGATGGATTGCTTCTTCTTTTGCTAAACTGTTATGCAATTTTCTCAATGTACATGAAGGTATTGCCCAACTTAAGGAGAAATGGAGCAACTACAAGCATCCAAGAAGATTAAGGAAAAGTGCATCCCTGTTTGTTTCCCCTGGGGGTGATCTTGTCGCTGTAGCTTCTAGGAATCAGATAACAATATTGAGGAAGGAGGATGACTACCAGGAACCTTGTGGGATTTTTACCTGTAAGGATCATAAACCTGTACTGTATCAATGTAAAGGTCTAAAATAAGATTAGTGCTATAATTATATTGCATTCTACTTAAAAGAGCCATACATGATATGTTACTAGgcattttatgtttattttcattttttagcaAAATCTGGTTACTTCGGTCAGATTTCCAAAACCAGGTTGCCCAGTTAaactttttattgtttttgttttattggttGTGGTTGGGAAGGGGGCAGGGGGTGGGTTTCAAGGTCTTGGAACAAGATAAGCCCCAGGTGGAAGTGGTTGAGGGAAGTAAAAGATGTCGTGTTGACTTTAGCATTCATACTTTTTACATTTCAGCTAGTAGCCATTGGATtacataatttttaatgtaaattGCAACTAACTTGTAAATTTCCTTTACAAGCCACTGATCACTTACTGCCTCAGGATTTTGTACATTGAAATAGGTGAAAACAATGCTACGTTTATGTTTGGGGTTTGGGCAGAGACtcatgatgttcttggtgttgttGATGATGCTGACATGCTTTATCTAATTAGAGCTAACGGTGAAGAAATAACCAGAATACCAAAGAGATACTTAAAAGTTTCATCGCCAATAATAGGCTTAATTGTGCAAGATGATATTAATGTGAAGGCATCATGCTTGTAAGTTTAATTCTTATTTACTCCATAATATATATTCTCTAGAATACTTAACATTTTATTATCACTTGCTATTTTATCTTTCATTAATAGCTCATTGATGTATTTAGTTGTATAAATTGCTTTATAGGTGTACATTTAGTGTGTTCACTTCAGATGGTTCAGTTCATGATGTTGAGATCAGTCAAGATCCTAGTGCTTCAGTTTTCTCTGGAGTTGCCTCAACCAGTGAGTCAATGAAGAAGCAGCAGTTCCCTCAGCATGTTGTCTGCCTGGATTACCATCCAAAACTGTCTTTGTTAGCTGTAGTAAACTATGCTGGTAGTACACAATCAGCATCTAATGGTAGTAGTATTAATCCTCTTTCCCCTTCTTCATCAATCATTTGAACAAAACATTGGTCCagttttaaaagaaaatggTCTCATCATCTTCAGTGGAACTTCTTCCTTTACAGGATTGTACAGTGTTTCTCTCTGGCAGAAAAACAGGAACTTAGACCTAAAACTGGTGGCTTCTGCTCAATTTGAGGGCTCAAATTTCATAGCAAAAGGAAATGTAGATGAAGTAGCACTGCCAAAGGTGCGAATTTCTGTGCAAGGAAAATCTGTTGCTATTCTGGACGTGGAAGGATCTTTGGTTgcttttaaatttgataatgaACACCATTCTCTCTCATTTACTCCTGGAGAGGGACGTGACCCAGATATAATAAAAAGTGAGCTAAAGAAACACTTGAATGAGATAGTGGATTTTGCCTGGTGGTCTGATGATATTCTTACCATAGCGGCACGGAGTGGTATTATCACCATGTTTGACATGTATGCTGGTGTGAAGTTATTAGAGACTGATACTAAATATTTGCTGCCCCTTTTGGAAAGATCACAGCATCTCACTGGAAATCTTTTTCTATTAGAGAGTAAGTCATCTTCTGGGAGCTATGACTCATCTGAAGAAAGTGCTAGAAGTGTGCATCTCATTGAGTGGGATGCTGTTGATATGAATAACCAGTTTGATTGGACCAAACTGGGTTGGACCTTGGTTTCCTTTTCTGAACGATCTATTCTAGAAATGTATGACATACTAATTGCTCAACAAGAGTACCAGGCTGCACTCCAATTTGCAGAACGCCATGGGCTGAATAAAGATGAGGCACTGAAGTCACAGTGGCTGCATTCTTCCCATGGAATAAGTGAGATAAGGACATTGCTTGCAAATATCAAGGATAAAGTTTTTGTACTCTCTGAATGTGTTGATCAATTTGGACCAACGGAAGATGCAGTAAGGGC from Ipomoea triloba cultivar NCNSP0323 chromosome 12, ASM357664v1 encodes the following:
- the LOC115998712 gene encoding RNA-binding protein 2-like isoform X1, with protein sequence MADAYWRFGDVRQQPPPAAAIPSLLAKRPRSEYDPANSHDLAGYYARDDGRGGVHRVIRDTDPIGASYDRYLQSAKISAYGGGESARPLTGGMAGHPTEDPRVLGIGGSDPVGAKGRAMGGVGGGRTEVPLPPDASSTLYVEGLPANCTRREVSHIFRPFVGYKEVRLVTKESRRPDGDPLVFCFVDFASPAHAATAMDALQGYVFDELERDSVTLRLQFARHPGARSGGGHRGRR
- the LOC115998712 gene encoding RNA-binding protein 2-like isoform X2 is translated as MADAYWRFGDVRQQPPPAAAIPSLLAKRPRSEYDPANSHDLAGYYARDDGRGGVHRVIRDTDPIGASYDRYLQSAKISAYGGGESARPLTGGMAGHPTEDPRVLGIGGSDPVGAKGRAMGGVGGGRTEVPLPPDASSTLYVEGLPANCTRREVSHIFRPFVGYKEVRLVTKESRRPDGDPLVFCFVDFASPAHAATAMDALQG